Genomic window (bacterium):
CTTTCCCGGAATCGACGTGATGCCGGTCAGGCTCGGCGACCGGGTGCGGATCAGGATCGCCAATCTCACCATGACCAACCATCCGATCCATCTGCACGGGCATCATTTCGCCGTGAGTTGCACCGACGGCGGCTGGGTGCCCGAGACCGCGCAATGGCCCGAGACGACGATCGACGTGCCGGTCGGAGCGATCAGGGCGATCGAATTCGTGGCGGACGTGCCTGGCGACTGGGCCTTCCATTGTCACAAGTCGCACCACACCATGAATGCCATGGGACACAACGTGGCGAATTTCATCGGAGTGGCGCAGCGCGACCTTGCCAATGCGCTCAGCGCCGCCGCCCCGACCGCGATGGCGATGGGGACCACCGGCATGGCGGACATGGCGTCGATGTCGATGCCGCTTCCACCGAATACTTTGCCGATGATGACGGGAACCGGCCCGTTCGGACCGATCGAAATGGGTGGCATGTTCACCGTTGTCAAAGTGCGCGAAGATCTTGCACCGGGCGACTATCGCGATCCGGGTTGGTATCAGCATCCGCAAGGGACGGTCGCCTACGAAGTCCCCGAGCCGACGGCCGGAGCGCCGGCGCGGCAGGACGAAACGCCTTTCCGGCCGGAGGGCCGCGTCCCGCAAATGCAGCAGCATAAGCACGAGCATCATTAGTAAAGAGCGAGACAAGTGAGCAAGGATGACACCAACGCGGCGACTTCTTCCCCACGGGCCAGGGGGCGATGGGCCGCGATCATTGCCGGTGTGCTCGTGGCGGTCTCCGCGGCAGCCGCAATCGCAATCTACCTTGGCCTTTACAATGTGGCCGCGGACGTCCCCCACACGCAACCGGTCTATTGGCTGCTCGAGACCGCGCGGGAAAGATCGATTGAAGCGCGCGCGAAAGGCATAACGGTTCCCGGCGATCTAGCGGATCCCAACCGGATCGCATCCGGGGCCGGCCAATATGCCGAGATGTGCGCCGACTGCCACCTTGCACCGGGCATGAAGCGAACCGAAATTGCGCGCGGACTGTATCCGCGGGCGCCCGAGCTTCGGCGCGGCACCGATCTGACACCGGCGGAACAATTCTGGGTCGTCAAGCATGGACTCAAAATGACGGGAATGCCGGCT
Coding sequences:
- a CDS encoding multicopper oxidase domain-containing protein; the protein is FPGIDVMPVRLGDRVRIRIANLTMTNHPIHLHGHHFAVSCTDGGWVPETAQWPETTIDVPVGAIRAIEFVADVPGDWAFHCHKSHHTMNAMGHNVANFIGVAQRDLANALSAAAPTAMAMGTTGMADMASMSMPLPPNTLPMMTGTGPFGPIEMGGMFTVVKVREDLAPGDYRDPGWYQHPQGTVAYEVPEPTAGAPARQDETPFRPEGRVPQMQQHKHEHH
- a CDS encoding cytochrome c gives rise to the protein MSKDDTNAATSSPRARGRWAAIIAGVLVAVSAAAAIAIYLGLYNVAADVPHTQPVYWLLETARERSIEARAKGITVPGDLADPNRIASGAGQYAEMCADCHLAPGMKRTEIARGLYPRAPELRRGTDLTPAEQFWVVKHGLKMTGMPA